The window TGCTCTGCCAGAGACGAGCCGCCATCCATTTCCAAACCCCCGGTATCAACTAATAGGAACCGCCGCCCCAGCCAATCTGTTTCTTTATAATTTCGATCCCGGGTTACCCCGGCTTCAGGGTGAATGACAGCTACGCCTCGAGCAATGAGCCGGTTAAAAAAAGTAGATTTGCCCACATTAGGTCGACCAACAATGGCCACAATTGGTAAGGTCATCTTGCCACATAATTACGGCATCATCTTTAGGATGAGTGTAATACCCCTTTCTGATAGCAATAGGACGAAAGCCGAAGTGCTGGTAAAATTCTTGGGCCTTCAGATTTGAGGCCCTGACTTCCAGGGTAGCCTTTTGGGCGCCCTTGTCTCTGGCTATCTTCAGCATAGCCATTAGCAATTCTCGGCCTATCCCCTGTTTTCTATAGGGAAGGTCCACCGCTAAATTAACTAAGTGGGCCTCATCACCAATCAGCCACAAGCCGGCATAGCCGATTATTTTCCCCTTGTGTTTAGCCACCAGGAAATGAGCCAGCCGGTTATCTCTTATATCACGTAAAAACATCCCCACTGTCCAGGGATCAGCAAAAGAAGCCTGCTCAATCCTCAGGACAGCCGGCATGTCTTCTCTCTTCATAGGTTCTATGGTTATGGTATTGCCGTGCAACATTTG of the bacterium genome contains:
- the rimI gene encoding ribosomal protein S18-alanine N-acetyltransferase, which produces MKREDMPAVLRIEQASFADPWTVGMFLRDIRDNRLAHFLVAKHKGKIIGYAGLWLIGDEAHLVNLAVDLPYRKQGIGRELLMAMLKIARDKGAQKATLEVRASNLKAQEFYQHFGFRPIAIRKGYYTHPKDDAVIMWQDDLTNCGHCWST